The Mesorhizobium shangrilense genome segment GGTAGTTCCCCAGTCCGGCAAGTACTGCTGACCGCCATGCGCACGAGCCGTCTCTTCTCCGTCATCGACAGCCATACCGCAGGGCACCCGACTCGCACGGTCATCTCGGGCATCCCTCCGTTGCGCGGGCACAGTGTGCGCGAACAGCGGGACGATTTCCGGGCGGTCCATGATGGGTTGAGGGGACTGCTGCTTCACGAACCGCGCGGGCATGCCGCCATGGTGGCAGCGGTGCCCGTGCCCTCCCGCGATGCGGATCAGGGGCTGTTCTTCATCTCCTCCTACGTCTACCTCGACATGTGCGGCCATGCCACGATCGGCTACATCGCCAGCTTGGCCGCCACGGGCGCTCTGCCGCAGGGCTTTGAACAAACCGGCATGTCCATCGAGACCCCGGCGGGTATCGTCCATGTGACCGGTACCTTCGAGGCTGGCCAGCTGACCTCAGTGGTCCTACGCAACGTGCCATCCTATCTCGCCTCCGCCGATGTAGCCGTCGAGATCGATGGCCTCGGCAAGGTGACCTGCGACATCGCCTATGGCGGCATCATGTATGCCCTGGTTGATGCAAGCCAGGTCGATCTTCCCTTCGACATCGACCACGCCAGCCGCTGGTGCCACGCAGGGGTGGCTATCAAGCAGGGGCTTAACTCTGCAAGCGGTCACCTGCAGGTCGGCAGCGTGCTGTTCCATCGCGCCATCGTGGGCGGCGCCCGCCATCTGGTGATTTTGGCAAGCAACAAGTTCGACCGTTCGCCCTGCGGCACCGGTACCTCCGCACGGCTGGCCCAGCTTCACGCTCGTGGGGAGTTGGCGACTGGCGCCCCTTACCGGGCCGAAAACATCCTTGGGGTGCCCTTCGCGGCCAAGGTCGCGGAGTTGGCTCAGGGCAAGGACGGCCAGCCCGCCGTGATCCCAGAGGTGCGCGGCATGGCTCATATCAGCGCATTTTCCACCCTGGTGCTGGAAGCGGATGATCCGCTGTCCGCCGGTTTCCTTCCCGGCTGACGGAGCGCGCTTATGAAATTCGATCCGTCCGTCGTCCTCGCGAATTGGGACATTCTTGCCTTCGGCCTGCTCATAACGCTGAAATACACGATTTATACCTGCGCCATCGGCCTCGCGATCGGTCTCTTCGTGGCGCTGCTCCAACTCACTCCGTGGCGGCTGACGCGCTGGACCGGCCGCATCTGGGTGGAATTCTTCCGCAACATCCCGCTGCTGGTGTTGCTCATGTGGATCTACTATGCCCTGCCAATCTTCTTTCAGATCCAGATCGGCAAGGAAACGGCGGGGATTCTCGGTCTCGGGTTCTATGCCAGCGGCTTCTATGCCGAGATCCTGCGCGCCGGTGTCCAGTCCATCGACCGTGGCCAGACCGACGCCGCAGTGGTTCTGGGCATGGGCTACTTCCAGCGCATGAA includes the following:
- a CDS encoding proline racemase family protein, coding for GSSPVRQVLLTAMRTSRLFSVIDSHTAGHPTRTVISGIPPLRGHSVREQRDDFRAVHDGLRGLLLHEPRGHAAMVAAVPVPSRDADQGLFFISSYVYLDMCGHATIGYIASLAATGALPQGFEQTGMSIETPAGIVHVTGTFEAGQLTSVVLRNVPSYLASADVAVEIDGLGKVTCDIAYGGIMYALVDASQVDLPFDIDHASRWCHAGVAIKQGLNSASGHLQVGSVLFHRAIVGGARHLVILASNKFDRSPCGTGTSARLAQLHARGELATGAPYRAENILGVPFAAKVAELAQGKDGQPAVIPEVRGMAHISAFSTLVLEADDPLSAGFLPG
- a CDS encoding amino acid ABC transporter permease, which translates into the protein MKFDPSVVLANWDILAFGLLITLKYTIYTCAIGLAIGLFVALLQLTPWRLTRWTGRIWVEFFRNIPLLVLLMWIYYALPIFFQIQIGKETAGILGLGFYASGFYAEILRAGVQSIDRGQTDAAVVLGMGYFQRMKRIILPQALRRMVPPLVGQTIMQLKNTTLLSVLTIPDLLYQAGYIASFTYRPMEVYTVIGGIFILILFPLSALSRRFERKEAA